The following are encoded together in the Daucus carota subsp. sativus chromosome 5, DH1 v3.0, whole genome shotgun sequence genome:
- the LOC108223300 gene encoding ribulose-phosphate 3-epimerase, chloroplastic produces MATASIASSTLAQSQVNAFTPGLKLQKPNSITFTRRKSLTVVKASSRVDKFSKSDIIVSPSILSANFAKLGEQVKAVDEAGCDWIHVDVMDGRFVPNITIGPLVVDALRPVTDLPLDVHLMIVEPEQRVPDFIKAGADIVSVHCEQTATIHLHRTINEIKNLGAKAGVVLNPGTPLGQIEYILDVVDLVLIMSVNPGFGGQSFIESQVKKIAALRKMCVEKGVNPWIEVDGGVGPKNAYKVIEAGANALVAGSAVFGAKDYAEAIKGIKTSTRPVAVAV; encoded by the exons ATGGCTACTGCTTCTATTGCTTCCTCCACTCTGGCCCAATCACAAGTCAATGCTTTTACTCCAGGCCTCAAGCTTCAAAAGCCCAATTCAATCACCTTTACAAG GAGAAAGTCTTTGACTGTGGTGAAAGCGAGTTCACGGGTTGATAAATTTTCTAAGAGTGACATCATTGTATCTCCATCTATTTTATCAGCAAATTTTGCAAAGTTGGGAGAGCAG GTAAAAGCAGTGGACGAGGCAGGTTGTGACTGGATACATGTTGATGTCATGGATGGTCGCTTTGTACCAAATATAACTATTGGGCCTCTTGTTGTCGATGCTTTGCGCCCTGTGACAGATCTACCGCTTGATGTCCAtctg ATGATTGTCGAACCTGAGCAGCGAGTGCCTGATTTTATCAAGGCTGGAGCCGACATAGTCAGTGTTCATTGTGAACAAACTGCCACAATTCATTTGCATCGTACAATCAATGAA ATAAAAAACTTGGGAGCAAAAGCAGGTGTTGTCTTGAACCCTGGTACCCCATTGGGCCAGATTGAGTATATTCTTGATG TTGTCGACCTTGTCTTGATTATGTCGGTTAACCCTGGATTTGGTGGGCAAAGTTTTATCGAAAGTCAAGTTAAGAAGATTGCTGCATTGAGAAAAATGTGTGTGGAGAAG GGAGTGAACCCATGGATTGAGGTAGATGGTGGAGTTGGTCCTAAAAATGCCTATAAG GTCATTGAGGCTGGAGCTAATGCTTTGGTTGCTGGTTCTGCTGTCTTTGGAGCTAAAGATTATGCTGAAG CTATTAAAGGCATTAAAACCAGCACAAGGCCTGTAGCAGTTGCTGTATAA
- the LOC108223299 gene encoding putative pentatricopeptide repeat-containing protein At1g74400, protein MKIWKRILLIENQTGLNSLFSTKHQVKTHYHTHSKPQKFSQTLKSYLHSNSPTKALLLFTNLLKKDPSLIDSYSLLHIIKVCTKKALVTEGKQIHGIVIKFGGEPIIYLRTSLINMYSSWGNVGDAHQVFDEIPTKNVVCWTALISAYVDNKRAKEGFELFREMVVGNVEPDQVTFTVALSACAHVGALDMGEWVLDCIRRRRGMVVDLCLENALLNMYAKCGDIGSARRMFDGMIGRDVMTWTSMIVGYALHGQAEEALRLYAEMTADCGDGLRKKRRPSIVPNSVTFVGVLMACSHAGLVEEGKRHFKSMTDVYGLKVQLSHYGCMVDLLCRAGLLQEAYEFIMEMPKQTNAVVWRTLLGACSSSGNVELAAIAHDHLRRLKKGLAGDDVAMSNVYAVTEMWDEKMMIRDQTKERRAPGCSSVVWHQSAFHC, encoded by the coding sequence ATGAAAATCTGGAAGAGAATTCTCTTAATCGAAAACCAGACAGGACTAAACAGCTTATTTTCAACTAAACATCAAGTTAAAACACATTACCACACTCACTCCAAGCCGCAAAAATTCAGCCAAACCCTTAAAAGCTACCTCCACTCTAATTCCCCAACAAAAGCTCTTCTGTTATTCACCAACTTACTTAAAAAAGACCCTTCTTTAATTGATAGCTACAGTTTATTACACATTATCAAAGTCTGTACTAAAAAAGCTTTAGTTACTGAAGGGAAACAAATCCATGGCATTGTCATAAAATTTGGGGGCGAGCCCATTATTTATCTGAGAACATCGCTCATTAATATGTATTCTTCTTGGGGGAATGTGGGGGATGCTCAtcaggtgtttgatgaaatacCCACCAAGAATGTTGTTTGTTGGACTGCTTTGATTTCTGCTTATGTGGATAACAAGAGAGCAAAAGAGGGTTTTGAGTTGTTTAGGGAGATGGTGGTGGGGAATGTGGAGCCTGATCAGGTGACGTTTACGGTTGCGCTGTCTGCGTGTGCTCATGTTGGTGCATTGGATATGGGAGAATGGGTTCTTGATTGTATTCGAAGGAGAAGAGGAATGGTGGTGGATTTGTGTCTTGAGAATGCATTGTTGAATATGTATGCTAAATGTGGTGATATTGGAAGTGCTAGGAGAATGTTTGATGGCATGATTGGGAGAGATGTTATGACTTGGACTTCGATGATTGTTGGATATGCATTGCATGGACAAGCTGAGGAAGCGCTCCGGCTTTATGCAGAGATGACTGCAGACTGTGGAGATGGTCTAAGAAAAAAGAGGAGGCCTTCAATTGTTCCTAACAGTGTCACTTTTGTCGGAGTTTTGATGGCTTGCAGCCATGCGGGTTTGGTTGAAGAAGGGAAGCGCCATTTCAAAAGCATGACAGATGTGTATGGGTTAAAGGTTCAGCTTTCTCACTATGGATGCATGGTGGATCTTTTATGCAGAGCGGGGCTTTTACAAGAAGCTTATGAGTTTATCATGGAAATGCCAAAACAGACCAATGCTGTGGTGTGGCGGACGCTGCTTGGTGCATGCAGCAGCAGTGGAAATGTGGAGCTTGCTGCAATAGCCCATGACCATCTACGCAGATTGAAGAAAGGCCTAGCGGGTGATGATGTTGCTATGTCTAATGTCTATGCTGTGACAGAGATGTGGGACGAGAAGATGATGATCAGAGATCAGACAAAAGAGAGAAGAGCTCCTGGTTGTAGTTCGGTCGTATGGCATCAATCAGCTTTTCACTGCTGA